In Pan troglodytes isolate AG18354 chromosome 21, NHGRI_mPanTro3-v2.0_pri, whole genome shotgun sequence, one genomic interval encodes:
- the DEFB129 gene encoding beta-defensin 129 precursor, whose protein sequence is MKLLFPIFASLMLQYQVNTEFIGLRRCLMGLGRCRDHCNVDEKEIQKCKMKKCCVGPKVVKLIKNYLQYGTPNVLNEDVQEMLKPAKNSSAVIQRKHILSVLPQIKSTSFFANTNFVIIPNATPMNSATISTMTPGQITYTATSTKSNTKESRDSATASPPPAPPPPNILPTPSLELEEAEEQ, encoded by the exons ATGAAGCTCCTTTTTCCTATCTTTGCCAGCCTCATGCTACAGTACCAGGTGAACACAG AATTTATTGGCTTGAGACGCTGTTTAATGGGTTTGGGGAGATGCAGGGATCACTGCAATGTGGATGAAAAAGAGATACAGAAATGCAAGATGAAAAAATGTTGTGTTGGACCAAAAGTGGTTAAATTGATTAAAAACTACCTGCAATATGGAACACCAAATGTACTTAATGAAGACGTCCAAGAAATGCTAAAACCTGCCAAGAATTCTAGTGCTGTGatacaaagaaaacatattttatctgTTCTCCCCCAAATCAAAAGCACTAGCTTTTTTGCTAATACCAACTTTGTCATCATTCCAAATGCCACCCCTATGAACTCTGCCACCATCAGCACTATGACCCCAGGACAGATCACATACACTGCTACTTCTACCAAGAGTAACACCAAAGAAAGCAGAGATTCTGCCACTGCCTcgccaccaccagcaccacctcCACCAAACATACTGCCAACACCATCACTGGAGCTAGAGGAAGCAGAAGAGCAGTAA